From a region of the Cucumis sativus cultivar 9930 chromosome 6, Cucumber_9930_V3, whole genome shotgun sequence genome:
- the LOC101205550 gene encoding alkaline ceramidase, with protein sequence MADGISSFWGPVTSTTECCERNYAYSSYIAEFYNTVSNIPTILLALIGLANALRQRFEKRFSVLHISNMILAIGSMFYHATLQKVQQQGDETPMIWEMLLYMYILYSPDWHYRSTMPTFLFLYGAMFAVAHSILRYDIGFKVHYVILCLLCIPRMYKYYIYTEDASAKRLARLYSLTLLLGTFCWVSDRGLCETISHWIINPQGHALWHVFMGLSSYYANTFLMFCRAQQRGWSPKVLHLMGVLPYVKIEKPKTQ encoded by the exons ATGGCTGATGGAATATCAAGTTTCTGGGGTCCTGTAACATCTACGACAGAGTGCTGCGAGAGGAATTATGCTTATTCTTCTTATATTGCTGAGTTTTACAATACAGTCTCAAACATCCCAACCATTCTTTTGGCTCTGATCGGTCTTGCAAATGCCTTGCGACAACGTTTCGAGAAGAGATTTAGTGTACTCCACATATCAAATATGATACTAGCCATTGGTAGTATGTTCTACCATGCCACATTGCAAAAAGT GCAACAGCAAGGTGATGAAACACCAATGATTTGGGAGATGCTTCTTTACATGTACATTCTCTATTCACCTGATTGGCATTACCGAAGTACAATGCCAACATTTCTCTTCCTCTATGGAGCCATGTTCGCTGTGGCTCATTCGATTCTTCGTTATGACATTGGTTTCAAGGTGCACTATGTGATTCTCTGTCTCCTTTGCATACCTCGgatgtacaaatattatatatacacagaaGATGCCTCGGCTAAGCGGTTAGCGAGGCTGTACTCATTGACTCTTCTCTTAGGCACTTTCTGTTGGGTTAGCGATCGGGGTTTGTGCGAGACGATATCACATTGGATCATCAATCCTCAAGGACATGCCCTGTGGCATGTTTTCATGGGTTTGAGTTCTTATTATGCGAACACATTCTTAATGTTTTGCCGGGCGCAACAAAGAGGATGGTCCCCTAAAGTACTTCATTTAATGGGAGTTCTCCCCTACGTGAAGATTGAGAAACCAAAAACACAGTAA
- the LOC101205314 gene encoding uncharacterized protein LOC101205314 has protein sequence MDRLAALFRHRADSSFSESGSDHSPEKPTADLFDLVKSFIEKGDLEFKEGEREDCCTEESDGFSFDSDAGVVKLRNLFGSVENKNEEIRIETEQALKLVGGRSLPGINRQLMAHLRREGFDAGLCKSKMEKPRAFPAGDHEYIDVNFGGNRYIVEIFLAREFEIARPTSKYVSLLNTFPEIFVGTLDELKHVVKLMCSAMKESMKKMNMHVPPWRRNGYMQAKWFGSYKRTTNHKVSGSSEAETSPAEISLPCFKSYHCRGDFGRNAGIRVGNLTAVFGGNELLM, from the exons ATGGATAGATTAGCCGCACTCTTCCGCCATCGTGCTGATTCCTCCTTCTCGGAGAGCGGTAGCGACCATTCGCCTGAAAAACCCACCGCCGACCTTTTCGACCTCGTTAAGTCGTTCATTGAAAAGGGTGATTTGGAATTTAAGGAAGGAGAGAGGGAAGATTGCTGTACTGAAGAATCAGACGGTTTTTCCTTTGATTCAGATGCAGGGGTCGTCAAGTTGCGGAATCTGTTTGGTTCCGTAGAAAACAAGAACGAGGAAATCAGAATTGAAACAGAACAAGCTCTGAAGCTCGTTGGTGGAAGGTCGTTACCGGGGATTAATCGACAATTGATGGCACATTTGCGAAGAGAAGGCTTTGATGCCg GTCTTTGCAAATCGAAGATGGAGAAACCCCGGGCATTTCCGGCAGGTGATCATGAGTATATCGACGTCAATTTTGGTGGAAATCGGTACATCGTAGAAATCTTTTTAGCTAGAGAATTTGAAATTGCCCGTCCAACAAGTAAATACGTATCATTACTAAACACATTCCCCGAGATTTTTGTTGGAACTTTGGATGAATTGAAGCACGTGGTGAAGCTAATGTGCTCTGCCATGAAGGAGTCcatgaaaaagatgaatatGCATGTACCTCCATGGAGAAGAAATGGGTACATGCAAGCAAAATGGTTTGGTTCTTACAAACGGACTACGAACCACAAAGTGTCAGGATCGTCTGAAGCAGAAACTTCGCCGGCGGAAATAAGTTTACCCTGTTTTAAATCCTACCATTGCAGGGGAGATTTCGGCCGAAATGCAGGTATCAGAGTTGGGAATTTAACTGCTGTTTTTGGTGGCAATGAGTTACTTATGTAG
- the LOC101205074 gene encoding probable carboxylesterase SOBER1-like, whose product MPTPSVRQQLTNSITLSVATLAATILFVLFHSPHSSSSTTPHPMAARTFILWLHGLGDSGPANEPIKSLFTSPEFKRTSWSFPSAPNNPVTCNYGAVMPSWFDIHEIPVTADSPKAESSVLEAVQSVHAKIDKVVDGGITPNNIFVCGFSQGGALTLASVLLYPKTLGGGAVFSGWVPFNSTIIDRIHPDAKRTPILWSHGIDDRTVLFEAGQAGPPFLEKAGLSCEFKAYPGLGHSISMEELKHLESWIKSRLQSSS is encoded by the exons ATGCCTACTCCATCAGTTCGTCAACAACTAACCAACTCCATCACGCTCTCTGTAGCCACCCTCGCCGCAACCATTCTCTTTGTTCTATTTCATTCCCCTCactcatcttcttcaacaacCCCACATCCTATGGCTGCTCGAACCTTCATCCTCTGGCTTCATGGATTGGGAGATTCGGGTCCTGCCAACGAACCAATTAAGAGCCTCTTCACTTCCCCTGAGTTTAAACGCACTTCCTGGTCTTTCCCCTCTGCTCCTAACAACCCTGTCACCTGTAATT ATGGTGCTGTAATGCCTTCGTGGTTTGACATTCATGAGATTCCAGTAACTGCT GATTCTCCAAAGGCTGAAAGCTCTGTACTTGAAGCAGTACAAAGTGTACATGCAAAGATAGACAAAGTGGTAGATGGTGGCATAACTCCAAATAACATATTTGTGTGTGGATTCAGTCAAGGAG GTGCCTTGACATTAGCCAGTGTTCTTCTATATCCAAAAACTCTAGGAGGAGGTGCAGTATTTAGTGGATGGGTTCCTTTCAACTCAACCATTATTGACCGAATACATCCAGATGCAAAACGA ACACCAATTCTATGGTCTCATGGAATCGACGACAGAACCGTATTGTTTGAAGCTGGGCAAGCCGGGCCACCATTCCTCGAAAAGGCAGGATTAAGCTGTGAATTCAAG GCTTATCCCGGTCTTGGGCATTCGATAAGCATGGAGGAGCTTAAACACCTTGAATCATGGATCAAGAGCCGTCTACAAAGCTCTTCCTAA
- the LOC101204826 gene encoding uncharacterized protein LOC101204826, translating into MKKLCRKSTVHPSPPIISDFLSFLPAAIFALTLALSADDKEVLAYLISCSNSTASLSNLSGGRKNGRKIAALKVGVDHAPLFDCDCFMCYRRYWARWDSSPNRQLIHEIIDAYEDGLTKSKATTSTQRNCKKERRKKNNESGSGESSSGKGKTNEVLLDSVQETGRQRNEKEEEEEEEGEGEERGSVRRFVSFVGEKIWGAWG; encoded by the coding sequence ATGAAGAAGCTATGTAGGAAAAGCACCGTTCATCCATCGCCTCCTATTATTTCCgacttcctttcctttttaccCGCTGCTATATTCGCCCTCACCCTCGCTCTCTCTGCCGATGACAAAGAAGTTCTAGCCTATCTCATCTCTTGTTCCAACTCCACTGCTTCTCTCTCCAACTTATCCGGCGGTCGTAAGAACGGTCGGAAAATCGCCGCCTTGAAAGTCGGTGTCGATCACGCTCCGCTCTTTGACTGCGATTGTTTCATGTGCTATCGACGATACTGGGCGAGATGGGATTCGTCTCCTAACCGGCAACTTATTCATGAAATAATCGATGCTTATGAAGATGGATTAACGAAATCGAAAGCCACAACGAGCACACAGAGGAATTGCAAAAAGGAAAGACGAAAGAAGAACAACGAATCAGGTAGCGGTGAATCAAGCTCAGGGAAAGGGAAAACAAACGAGGTGTTATTGGATTCTGTGCAGGAGACCGGGAGACAGAGGAATgaaaaagaggaggaggaggaagaagaaggagaaggggAAGAAAGAGGATCGGTGAGAAGATTCGTGAGTTTTGTAGGTGAGAAAATTTGGGGTGCTTGGGGTtaa
- the LOC101204587 gene encoding serine/threonine/tyrosine-protein kinase HT1: protein MATSCFGSLRIRKSKGKTLSTPSSLKSQMNSEMENMERRRFDSLESWSMILESENVETWETSKEDQEEWTADLSQLFIGNKFASGAHSRIYRGIYKQRAVAVKMVRIPNQKEETRAKLEQQFKSEVALLSRLFHPNIVQFIAACKKPPVYCIITEYMSQGTLRMYLNKKEPYSLSTETILRLALDISRGMEYLHSQGVIHRDLKSNNLLLNDEMRVKVADFGTSCLETQCRESKGNMGTYRWMAPEMIKEKPYTRKVDVYSFGIVLWELTTALLPFQGMTPVQAAFAVAEKNERPPLPASCQPALAHLIKRCWAANPSKRPDFSDIVAALEKYDECVKEGLPLAHHRRLVNKNAIIERLKACA from the exons ATGGCGACCTCATGTTTCGGTTCACTTAGGATTCGTAAATCAAAAGGCAAAACCTTATCAACCCCTTCCTCTTTGAAATCCCAGATGAATTCTGAAATGGAAAATATGGAAAGGAGAAGATTTGATAGTTTGGAATCGTGGTCGATGATCCTAGAGTCTGAAAATGTTGAAACTTGGGAGACATCAAAGGAAGATCAGGAAGAGTGGACAGCTGATTTATCTCAACTCTTCATTGGTAACAAATTTGCCTCCGGCGCTCACAGTCGGATATACCGTGGAATTTACAAGCAGAGAGCCGTTGCTGTGAAGATGGTGAGAATTCCAAACCAAAAGGAGGAAACAAGAGCCAAACTCGAGCAACAGTTCAAGTCCGAAGTTGCCTTGCTTTCTCGTCTCTTTCATCCCAACATAGTTCAG TTCATTGCAGCCTGTAAAAAGCCACCTGTATACTGCATAATTACAGAGTATATGTCACAAGGAACTCTGAGGATGTATCTAAACAAGAAAGAGCCGTATTCACTCTCAACAGAAACAATACTGAGGTTAGCTCTTGACATATCAAGAGGAATGGAATACCTCCATTCCCAAGGAGTAATCCACAGAGAtctcaaatcaaacaacttgCTTCTAAACGATGAAATGAGAGTAAAAGTAGCCGATTTCGGAACCTCCTGCCTCGAAACACAGTGCCGAGAATCAAAAGGGAACATGGGAACTTACCGATGGATGGCACCGGAGATGATCAAAGAGAAGCCTTATACTCGCAAAGTTGATGTGTACAGCTTTGGGATTGTGCTGTGGGAACTCACCACGGCTCTGCTTCCCTTTCAAGGAATGACCCCCGTGCAAGCTGCCTTTGCCGTCGCCGAGAAG AATGAGAGACCACCATTGCCGGCGAGTTGTCAGCCGGCGCTAGCCCACCTGATTAAACGGTGTTGGGCGGCGAATCCGTCGAAGCGGCCGGATTTCAGCGACATTGTGGCGGCGTTAGAGAAATACGACGAGTGTGTGAAAGAGGGACTTCCTCTTGCACACCATAGAAGATTGGTAAACAAAAACGCAATTATTGAACGCTTGAAAGCTTGTGCTTGA